The proteins below are encoded in one region of Fulvia fulva chromosome 9, complete sequence:
- a CDS encoding U3 small nucleolar RNA-associated protein 20: MSSMSRGKAGKAAKAYKVVKPKKSTKHTTPHTRNHRFKSFNDRIASLKIDPVRRRRYVEGEEKEQESTHTYFGTSLEQWKDTNLSATFTSFAKEVSPLCDNLAVVLYNEEKIMDVLVKYIEKADALAMEPLLNLLSQFAHDLDTKFEVHFQRAVATVTAVAAKHSDFAVIEWSFTCLAWLFKYFSRLLTPDLRPLYDLIAPYLGKEAQKPFIVRFTAEALSFLVRKAALVYEKDKEPLDLIMEHMLQDCVATPSDSTASLQQQGVMTLLTEAIKGIQNGVHASASAVLSCLFRSAGGLATTESQSMDKIATGILTSLIHSCNPEGFAPVLDTTLNYVGSSSKTSGFSIRFCASLLFTVVSVRKGTRIQDWKPITKLAQEHVAKCQELEVIEAQTVSPVLGLLSVSMQTATIDAVLSIRQVVDVVRTGKLAPFFIQFCDMVSRLGKERFENFVLPAFQKFVLDAAQEGDMGLYSLIPRVALRTQDAKLKCPHNMLRSIIDDLKQLTGQHTTDSHELLARANLKLKALVCLTLSEETKQALRSSLLKLVHRALENTEPPSTSFCDFALSVGFEQLLHLQENETALESLWIKLCNASPNYIGLSKFWSNLLRYVKSHKPNDLGGSHLEALDKALVSCLASSSHSIRQDTLDIISMLYQLRGKEATNLLSIAVTIESIPITLETERSLSMNIRRLAPAYSICNDDLLLRAIPKYCFGLLHLRLSKAWDDATTALAGIVETKAGEEAVMEMVQAWLDSKPDFQSDDDEVPAVLDVDTDGFKVFSDFECPNLAKLAAITEQVFLQPTSGLPAPAKQLSIDQERSPIVTATARSQALRVLNKMPQLAEKRSRILVPILLKWAGTADEMDPESEGGRWSRKDQKALLAIFAQFGNPKVLYKSDEVYSALLALSANGDVEIQRSALKAIMAWKNKSVTRYEEHLNNLLDEDRFREELSVFLREEVDEEEGISSEDHTHLMPVMLRLLYGRAVSGGKEGQSGRRKAIFVALSRFGNNVLEQFIDIALSGTAKDHAGADTDFVQEPKAPLRQQFGMLNMINDMLQVLGAELEPSATKQVQGILSCTVSASRRLDQDDQQSEASLLRTIRSAGMQCLVKTFDTMSGQDLKRYGKIIVDDLLVPRLERFANENAQGVSGTLRLFAAWSARNATIELLTSADGKILHSIAHLLQRQHTKDEVRVFILKEILDNLVQQDLDHTVLQPHVSSFVTAIGAIIKGQPSKAVLDASVQSFAKLAAEISSGDEAADVTKTCTGLLTKPSKDVSPWTKTGLLRTLLPLVQRSDVPVKDELYSALSGLFSRLRGVESRALLAQVLATLVKDDEVLARAAKACEDMNAMGTRLDEPNHERREQAFTWIYESSNAMSLEQWLPVVHNCLYYIRDSEDRVNRSSASHALQLFVDAAAQHIEDDDWKVLLDDAVYTGIEHGVKEQSELVRAEYLQVLGHLVEKLSTWQKVSNMYTLAVGGDEEASFFNNILHIQQHRRLRALRRLTEEAGNLSSSNVSRILLPLLEHFVFDAIEGDSGRTLTDQAVQTIGALATVLNQSAFRATFKRYTAYLKSKVELEKTVLRLLGAMVDGARASQSSDGAEDPASDATTAKASVLSSKAVISEQLPPLLAYLHQKDESTVDRRMPVAVTIVKLMLALPENEFAARLPAVLTDVSHVFRSRSQEARDETRKALKAVSSLVGPNYFSFILRELRSALKRGYQLHVLSFTVHALLVDAKLSPGDLDECLPDLMAVIMDDIFGVTGQEKDAEEYKSGMKEVKSSKSYDTMEHLARITPIRKLGELVRPIRSLLSERLDLKSLKKIDELLTRLRKGVDENPASDSRDMLSFCWEIVSQVYQEEAAVPAAQTLFDERRKRFLVQLEAPKGLHEKSTTTSYRFKLVSFALNLLRKALRRHEDLQTPQNLAGFLPMAGDALIQGQEEVKLSAVRLLSTIMRVPIKKLDDNAPVYVKEAVAMIKGAPNMTTDSVKAALELITSVLREKRTVEVKEKDMALLLKRLKTDIDEPDRQGVIYKFLRSVLGRKILITEVYELMDEVGKAMVTNPDRSIRESARSAYLQFVMEYPQGKDRWQKQTSFLVGNLQYQHASGRQSVMEFLHQMLGKIGDDVLAETSPRIFVSLLPVLVSDTDNNCRDMAKLLVGRIFERAGGEQLKQFLTMMETWLKPEKKAAIKAGALQCWSVLMRSQTLPQKQLESLRDKLEDILSDFANEETIEQPRLILDTLQAMSVLVETAPAVGLGRDCADLWKILQKLPARDSVEVQESVATLLGKFFDDIASYSSKTEYKLAGLPLRGSGGVELGAEDMRSLRAVNLQALRAISLGTSETLTVQIIRNLVFLGRCFDANQMPSSDNVDQESDEEEASEEDSQVPNKTALANLLRRLSSMLMADKFSVMSRTTALQTVAALINQIENIPDLQVVLRPLYALTDPTVPKPPGDLYKALEDKARETMDLIQKKIGSQAYVAALASARTEAKNRRDERRQKRRIEAVSAPEKWASGKKRKYEAKKVKIKAKGQEARGMRRGW; encoded by the coding sequence GAAACCACCGCTTCAAGTCCTTCAACGACCGAATCGCCAGCCTGAAGATCGATCCTGTGCGCCGACGACGATATGTAGAGGGTGAAGAGAAGGAGCAGGAGAGCACACACACCTACTTCGGCACTTCTTTGGAGCAATGGAAGGACACAAACCTTTCAGCGACTTTCACGTCGTTCGCGAAGGAAGTTTCGCCGCTTTGCGACAATTTGGCTGTGGTGCTGTACAATGAGGAGAAGATCATGGATGTACTGGTCAAGTACATTGAGAAGGCAGACGCACTCGCTATGGAGCCGCTGTTGAATCTACTCTCCCAATTCGCTCATGATTTGGACACCAAGTTTGAGGTGCACTTCCAGCGAGCAGTAGCTACAGTGACAGCTGTCGCAGCGAAGCATTCCGACTTTGCTGTCATCGAGTGGAGTTTCACCTGTCTGGCATGGCTGTTCAAGTATTTCTCGCGACTTCTGACACCGGATCTGCGACCACTGTACGACCTGATAGCACCATATCTGGGAAAGGAAGCACAGAAGCCCTTCATTGTTCGCTTCACGGCAGAAGCACTGAGCTTTCTGGTCCGAAAGGCGGCTTTGGTGTATGAGAAAGATAAGGAGCCCTTGGATCTGATTATGGAACATATGCTGCAAGACTGTGTCGCGACACCATCGGACTCGACCGCCAGCTTGCAACAACAGGGTGTGATGACACTGCTGACAGAGGCAATCAAAGGCATTCAGAATGGCGTCCATGCGAGTGCGAGTGCAGTCTTATCGTGTCTGTTTCGCAGCGCTGGTGGGCTTGCAACGACAGAGAGTCAATCTATGGACAAAATTGCGACTGGTATACTGACCAGCTTAATCCACTCTTGCAACCCAGAAGGATTTGCGCCGGTCTTGGACACTACGTTGAATTACGTCGGAAGCTCATCGAAGACTTCAGGTTTCAGCATTCGCTTTTGCGCTTCGTTGCTGTTCACAGTAGTGTCAGTGCGCAAGGGCACTCGAATCCAGGACTGGAAGCCGATCACCAAGTTGGCGCAAGAGCATGTAGCAAAGTGCCAGGAGCTCGAAGTCATCGAAGCTCAAACAGTGTCGCCTGTGTTGGGGCTGCTGTCTGTGTCCATGCAGACCGCCACGATCGATGCAGTGCTTTCAATCCGGCAAGTTGTGGATGTGGTCCGGACCGGAAAGCTGGCTCCTTTCTTCATCCAATTCTGCGATATGGTCTCAAGGCTGGGGAAGGAGCGCTTCGAGAACTTCGTACTGCCAGCTTTTCAGAAATTTGTTCTTGATGCAGCGCAAGAGGGCGACATGGGGCTATACTCATTGATCCCACGTGTTGCACTCAGGACGCAGGATGCAAAGCTGAAATGTCCGCACAACATGCTCAGAAGCATCATCGACGATCTCAAGCAGCTTACCGGGCAGCACACAACGGATAGCCACGAACTCCTTGCGCGAGCTAATCTGAAGCTGAAAGCCCTGGTGTGCTTAACCTTGAGCGAGGAGACTAAGCAAGCCCTCAGATCTTCTTTGCTCAAATTGGTACACAGGGCGCTCGAGAACACCGAGCCCCCATCGACCAGCTTCTGCGACTTCGCGCTCAGTGTCGGCTTTGAACAGCTTTTGCATCTGCAAGAGAACGAAACCGCACTGGAAAGCCTCTGGATCAAGCTGTGCAATGCTAGTCCGAACTACATTGGACTGTCGAAATTCTGGAGCAATCTGCTACGGTACGTGAAGAGCCACAAGCCAAACGATCTTGGTGGGTCCCATCTTGAAGCCCTAGATAAAGCACTCGTGTCATGTTTGGCGAGCTCTTCGCACTCAATTAGGCAAGACACTTTGGACATCATCTCCATGCTGTACCAGCTGCGTGGGAAGGAGGCAACAAACCTTCTCTCGATCGCGGTCACGATTGAGTCGATCCCCATCACGCTCGAGACTGAACGATCATTGTCCATGAACATCCGAAGGCTGGCACCTGCATATTCGATCTGCAACGACGATCTTCTACTCCGTGCGATTCCAAAATACTGCTTCGGCCTCTTACACCTCCGGCTGTCGAAGGCATGGGACGATGCAACAACTGCATTGGCCGGCATCGTAGAGACGAAGGCTGGTGAAGAGGCCGTCATGGAGATGGTACAAGCCTGGCTTGACTCTAAGCCCGATTTCCAAAGCGACGACGATGAGGTGCCTGCGGTCCTCGACGTCGATACAGATGGCTTCAAGGTATTCTCCGACTTCGAGTGTCCCAACCTTGCGAAGCTTGCGGCAATAACCGAACAGGTGTTTCTGCAGCCAACAAGTGGTCTTCCAGCTCCAGCAAAACAGCTATCAATCGACCAAGAAAGAAGTCCCATTGTAACCGCAACTGCTCGAAGCCAGGCACTGCGAGTTCTGAACAAGATGCCTCAGCTTGCTGAAAAACGGTCGCGCATACTTGTGCCCATTTTGTTGAAGTGGGCAGGAACTGCTGATGAGATGGATCCAGAATCTGAAGGCGGCCGCTGGTCTCGTAAGGACCAAAAAGCTCTGCTGGCCATCTTCGCGCAATTTGGTAATCCGAAAGTGCTTTACAAGAGCGACGAAGTGTACAGCGCTCTGCTGGCTCTATCCGCCAACGGTGATGTGGAGATCCAACGATCTGCGCTCAAAGCGATCATGGCATGGAAAAACAAGTCAGTGACGCGGTATGAAGAGCATCTCAACAATCTGCTTGATGAAGACCGCTTTCGTGAAGAGCTCTCCGTCTTCTTGCGCGAGGAGGTTgacgaagaagaaggcatcaGTTCGGAGGATCACACTCATCTTATGCCGGTCATGCTAAGACTCTTGTATGGCAGAGCGGTCTCTGGAGGCAAAGAAGGACAGTCTGGTCGCCGTAAAGCCATATTCGTGGCTCTCTCTCGTTTCGGCAACAATGTTTTGGAGCAGTTCATCGACATTGCGCTTTCGGGCACAGCCAAGGATCACGCTGGAGCGGATACTGACTTCGTACAGGAGCCGAAAGCACCTTTGCGACAGCAGTTTGGTATGCTCAACATGATCAATGACATGCTACAGGTACTGGGTGCGGAGCTGGAACCGTCAGCCACTAAGCAGGTCCAGGGCATTTTGTCCTGCACAGTGTCTGCCTCGCGGAGACTTGACCAGGATGATCAGCAGTCGGAAGCATCGTTGCTGCGTACTATCCGCTCGGCTGGTATGCAGTGCCTAGTCAAGACATTTGACACCATGTCTGGCCAAGACTTGAAGAGGTACGGAAAGATCATTGTCGACGACCTGCTTGTGCCCCGACTGGAAAGGTTTGCAAACGAGAACGCGCAAGGCGTGTCAGGCACTTTACGACTGTTTGCCGCATGGAGTGCTCGTAACGCTACAATAGAGCTTTTGACTTCCGCAGATGGCAAGATCTTGCATTCCATCGCCCACCTGTTGCAAAGACAGCATACCAAGGATGAAGTGCGCGTCTTCATACTGAAGGAGATTCTCGACAACCTGGTACAGCAAGACTTGGATCACACCGTACTTCAGCCACACGTCTCTAGCTTCGTTACTGCAATTGGAGCCATCATCAAAGGACAACCCAGTAAAGCTGTTCTTGATGCTAGTGTCCAGTCCTTCGCAAAGCTGGCTGCCGAGATCTCATCTGGTGACGAAGCTGCGGATGTGACCAAGACGTGCACTGGCCTGCTCACCAAACCGAGCAAAGATGTTTCTCCTTGGACGAAGACTGGCCTCCTACGGACCTTGCTGCCACTTGTGCAGCGGTCCGACGTTCCTGTGAAAGATGAGCTCTACTCTGCACTAAGCGGCCTTTTCTCTCGGCTTCGAGGCGTCGAAAGTCGTGCTTTGCTGGCGCAAGTACTTGCAACCCTCGTCAAGGACGATGAGGTGCTTGCTCGGGCAGCGAAGGCCTGCGAAGACATGAATGCTATGGGAACTCGCCTTGACGAGCCAAACCACGAACGTCGTGAACAAGCATTTACTTGGATCTACGAATCATCCAACGCAATGAGCTTGGAGCAGTGGCTGCCTGTGGTGCACAATTGCCTCTACTACATCAGAGATTCGGAAGATCGTGTCAATAGGTCTAGTGCATCTCATGCCTTGCAACTTTTCGTCGATGCTGCTGCTCAGCACATTGAAGACGATGATTGGAAGGTGCTTCTCGATGATGCAGTCTATACGGGCATCGAGCATGGCGTAAAGGAGCAATCCGAGCTTGTTCGAGCCGAGTATCTCCAAGTGTTAGGACATCTCGTGGAGAAGTTGTCGACATGGCAGAAGGTCAGCAACATGTACACACTGGCGGTGGGCGGAGACGAGGAAGCTTCCTTCTTCAACAACATCCTTCACATCCAGCAGCATCGCCGCCTGAGAGCCCTACGACGACTTACCGAGGAAGCAGGCAATCTCAGTTCCAGCAACGTATCGCGAATCTTGCTACCTTTGCTCGAACACTTCGTCTTCGATGCGATAGAGGGCGACTCCGGTAGGACGTTGACGGATCAAGCAGTGCAGACCATCGGTGCTTTGGCGACAGTCCTAAATCAGTCGGCTTTCAGGGCCACCTTTAAGAGATACACCGCCTACCTAAAGTCAAAGGTTGAGCTCGAGAAGACCGTCCTAAGACTTCTTGGTGCGATGGTCGATGGTGCAAGGGCATCGCAGTCGTCCGACGGTGCCGAAGATCCTGCTTCGGACGCTACGACTGCAAAGGCCAGCGTACTCTCCAGCAAGGCGGTGATCAGCGAGCAGTTGCCTCCACTTCTAGCGTATCTGCACCAGAAGGACGAGTCCACGGTCGATCGTCGTATGCCAGTAGCCGTCACCATCGTGAAACTCATGCTCGCACTGCCGGAGAATGAGTTCGCAGCGCGACTGCCTGCTGTGTTGACAGACGTATCACACGTTTTCCGGAGTCGCAGCCAAGAGGCTCGCGATGAGACGCGAAAGGCGCTCAAGGCCGTTTCATCGCTAGTCGGCCCCAACTACTTCAGCTTCATTCTTAGAGAGCTGCGAAGTGCGCTGAAGCGTGGATATCAGCTGCACGTGCTCTCTTTCACCGTGCATGCCCTCCTGGTGGATGCCAAGCTCTCGCCGGGAGATCTTGATGAATGCTTGCCAGATCTGATGGCCGTCATCATGGACGACATTTTCGGCGTCACTGGGCAAGAAAAAGACGCAGAGGAGTACAAGAGCGGCATGAAAGAGGTCAAGAGCAGTAAGAGCTATGATACGATGGAACATCTTGCCCGGATTACACCTATTCGCAAGCTCGGAGAACTCGTCCGACCCATTCGGTCACTTTTGTCAGAAAGACTTGACTTGAAGTCGCTCAAGAAGATTGACGAGCTTTTGACGCGGCTTCGCAAGGGCGTTGACGAGAATCCTGCCTCAGACAGCAGGGACATGCTCAGCTTTTGCTGGGAGATCGTCAGTCAGGTCTATCAAGAGGAGGCAGCAGTACCTGCCGCGCAGACGCTGTTCGATGAGCGTCGCAAACGATTCCTGGTACAGCTAGAAGCACCCAAAGGTCTACACGAGAAGAGTACAACGACATCGTACCGTTTCAAGTTGGTCAGCTTTGCTCTCAATCTGCTCCGCAAAGCCCTTCGGCGCCATGAAGATCTGCAGACTCCGCAAAACTTGGCTGGATTTTTGCCTATGGCAGGCGATGCTCTCATCCAAGGCCAAGAAGAGGTCAAGCTATCGGCAGTGCGACTGCTCTCGACGATCATGCGTGTCCCCATCAAGAAGCTCGATGATAATGCACCAGTCTACGTCAAGGAGGCTGTAGCTATGATCAAGGGTGCACCGAACATGACTACAGATTCTGTCAAGGCTGCCCTTGAGCTCATCACGTCAGTGCTCCGTGAGAAGCGTACTGTCGAAGTGAAGGAGAAAGACATGGCTCTTCTGCTCAAGCGACTAAAGACCGACATCGATGAGCCAGATCGACAGGGCGTCATTTATAAATTCTTACGCTCGGTTCTTGGGCGCAAGATCTTGATCACTGAAGTCTACGAGCTCATGGACGAGGTTGGCAAAGCTATGGTAACCAATCCTGATCGATCCATTCGTGAAAGTGCAAGAAGCGCCTACCTGCAATTCGTCATGGAGTATCCTCAAGGCAAAGACAGATGGCAGAAGCAGACATCGTTCCTGGTCGGCAATCTACAATATCAACACGCTTCTGGTCGACAGAGCGTCATGGAGTTTCTGCATCAAATGCTTGGCAAGATTGGTGACGACGTGCTTGCTGAGACAAGTCCAAGGATCTTCGTTTCGTTGCTGCCGGTACTGGTCAGCGATACTGACAACAATTGTCGCGACATGGCAAAGCTTCTGGTCGGCAGGATCTTTGAACGTGCTGGCGGTGAGCAGCTCAAGCAGTTCCTGACCATGATGGAGACTTGGCTGAAGCCTGAGAAGAAGGCAGCGATCAAAGCTGGTGCCTTGCAGTGCTGGAGTGTCTTGATGCGGTCCCAGACATTGCCTCAGAAGCAGCTCGAGAGTCTACGGGATAAGCTGGAGGACATCTTATCTGACTTCGCCAACGAAGAGACCATCGAGCAGCCAAGACTGATCTTGGACACGCTGCAGGCTATGTCAGTGCTCGTCGAGACAGCGCCTGCTGTAGGTCTAGGCAGGGATTGTGCTGATCTATGGAAAATTTTGCAAAAGTTACCAGCCCGCGACAGTGTGGAAGTGCAAGAGTCCGTTGCCACTCTACTTGGCAAATTCTTCGACGACATCGCCAGCTACAGTTCAAAGACCGAGTACAAACTGGCAGGGCTGCCATTGCGAGGCTCTGGAGGCGTGGAACTGGGCGCTGAAGATATGCGGAGCCTTCGCGCTGTTAATCTACAGGCACTGCGGGCAATCTCATTAGGCACAAGCGAGACACTGACTGTGCAGATCATCCGCAATCTTGTCTTCCTTGGTCGCTGCTTCGATGCTAATCAGATGCCATCGAGCGACAACGTGGACCAGGAGTCCGATGAAGAGGAAGCCAGTGAGGAAGACTCCCAGGTGCCCAACAAGACCGCTCTCGCAAACCTCCTCCGCCGCCTGTCCTCCATGCTCATGGCTGACAAGTTTTCCGTCATGTCTCGCACAACAGCACTACAGACCGTTGCGGCTCTGATCAACCAGATTGAGAACATCCCCGATCTTCAAGTCGTCCTTCGACCGCTCTACGCACTCACAGATCCTACTGTGCCCAAGCCACCAGGCGATCTCTACAAGGCGCTCGAGGACAAAGCTCGAGAGACAATGGACCTCATTCAGAAAAAGATTGGTTCACAAGCGTACGTTGCCGCCTTGGCTTCAGCGAGGACCGAGGCGAAGAACAGACGTGATGAGAGGAGGCAGAAGAGGCGCATTGAGGCAGTCAGTGCGCCGGAAAAGTGGGCGAGTGGCAAGAAGAGGAAGTATGAGGCCAAGAAAGTCAAAATTAAGGCAAAGGGCCAGGAGGCGAGAGGTATGAGGAGAGGGTGGTAG